From Sporosarcina sp. 6E9, a single genomic window includes:
- a CDS encoding HNH endonuclease encodes MWFFNGVIYIRADRKGAHRANYERNRKRIFATQNTCGICGHPVDFSLKVPHPMSATADHIIPVAKNGHPSDIDNLQLAHWTCNRQKSDKIFKQGHETKRQVVGNRNLPQSINWMNYNSNQPQQVQEDKKEEKQGNKRTVVRVRRRV; translated from the coding sequence GTGTGGTTTTTTAATGGGGTGATATACATCAGAGCAGATAGAAAAGGAGCCCACCGTGCTAACTATGAACGCAATAGAAAGCGCATCTTTGCTACACAAAACACCTGTGGTATCTGTGGACACCCGGTAGACTTCTCACTGAAGGTCCCCCACCCTATGAGTGCGACTGCCGACCATATCATTCCAGTCGCAAAGAATGGGCATCCGAGTGACATTGACAACCTACAGCTGGCACACTGGACGTGTAACAGGCAGAAGTCAGACAAGATATTCAAGCAAGGACATGAGACTAAGCGGCAAGTAGTAGGCAATAGGAATTTGCCACAAAGTATCAACTGGATGAATTACAACAGTAATCAACCGCAACAAGTACAGGAAGATAAGAAGGAAGAAAAACAAGGGAATAAGAGGACAGTGGTAAGGGTTAGAAGGAGAGTTTAA